The following DNA comes from Methanothrix sp..
TCCGCCGGGGCATTGAGGGTCAGTTGGTTGGCCAGGGTGAGATTGGCCCTTTGGGCGGCGGTGAGATTGGCGGCTTCTGCTGCTGTCCTCACCACCATACTGGCACTGACATCCTTGTAGCCGGTCTTCCGGGCAAGAACATTCTTTGTGCCTGTGCTCTTCGGTGTATAGCTGATCGATCCGGCCAAATCGGTGATGCCGATGGTGCTGCCATCAATTGAGATCGCCACTCCAGATAGAGGAGCAGTTCCAGACCGGACAGAGATCCCGGTTGATCTCTCCACCACAGCATCCGGAGCAGTCAGAGACATCTCAGCCCCCTCCGCTGTCTTGGTGGCAACAGGAGCCAGCAGCCTATCATCGCTATCGGCAACCTGAATCCTCAGATTTTCCATGATATCGACATCCTTGCCCCTGGACAGGCTTATGGTGCCATCGTTCTTCATCACCACCTCATCCCGATCAAGGGTATCGACCTTCATCTTGCCATGCATCTCCCCTTCTTCGACCGACTTGGGGCTATCGGATATCTGGAATATGCCATCTACAGTAGCCAGATCTGACTCTGTGCTCCTGAAGACGCTCTCCACATGAGCAGCAATGAGGGGAACATCCTTTGCCGCCCCCATCTTTACCTTATACAGATAATTGGAGGATCTGTCAGATGGATCATTGGATGGGGTGACCACCTTGCTGTCCACTTCTTCTCCATCCTTGGCCAGTGACAGGTAGACCTTATTCCCGTTGAGGTCCACCTGCTTGATGCGCAGCTCATAGCCCTCCTCCAAAGAGAGGACCGATCCGCTGGCAATGGTGCGGCTGTCATCGCTGTCCATCAGCACGCGCCTCAGCTCGCCCTCTCCAATGGCGCTGGCCTCGTCTGTGAACTCCGTCTGATCGTTGTAGCCGGCAAAGTACTTGTCAGCCATGAAACCGATGACATCATACCTGCCCCAGGCATCGAACTCAAACTTCACCGGCAGGGGTTTGGTTATATAGACCAGGTCCTTCTCCTCGATCTTGTTGCCGCCACTGATTTTGATGGTCATCTCCTCAGTTCCGACATCATCATCTATATCATAATAGAATCCCTCGAAGTTATAAGGGGTCCAGGTGAAACGATCCCTCTCCGAGGGGTTTATCACTGTACCTCTTACATCATAGCTTCCCGTCTTCTGAACAAATGGGGCAAACCGTAGTTCATCGGCATCGGCAACCAGGAACGAGACATCTCCGAAGATCCCCACTGTGCTCCCTCTCCTCAGGGTGATGGAGTCTTTGTTCTCCATGTCCACACCGGAATCGGATACGCTTCTCACCTCCATCTTGCCGTACTTATCGCCATCCTCCACCGAGGCATAGCTATCGGAGATCTGGAAAAGGCCGTCAATGGTCACCAGGGCGGACTCGGTGCTGGCAAAGACATTGGAGATATGGGCCAGGATCAGTGAGGTGTCCTCTCCAGCGACCTTGGTCTCATAATTGTAGGTGGAGCTTCGAAGGCTCAGCGGATCTATGACCTTGCTGTCGATCTCCTCTCCGTCCTTGGCCAAAGCCATATAGACCTTATTGCCATTGAGATCTATCTGCTTGATGCGCAGCTCATAGCCCTCCTCCAGGGCTAGAACCGATCCGGTGGTAACAGTCTTCTCCTCGTCACTGTCGACCAGTACCTTTCTCAACTGACCGTCATTTATCAGGCTTCTATCGCGCTTAAAGAAGTCGCTTGCCTTATAACCCGCGAAGTACTTCTCAGCCATAAAGCCTATGACCTCATACTTTCCCCAATCATCGAACTCGAAGTCCGTGTCCTCGGGCTTGGTGGAATAGGCCAACTGGCCGGATTTAAGGGATCTATCATTGGGCTGAAGGTTTACTGTTAGCGTTTCACTGCCCACCTCATTGTCCAGATCATAGAAGAATCCAGAGAACGTCCTGGGCGTCCAGGTGTACTTGTAGGGACTATCAGGCTCACTCCAGATCCTGTTCTCCCCTTCTGCTACCTCCTCCCTCTCAGCCGCGCCGGATTTTGCTCCGGTCTCGTTCTCAGAGGCATCTTCTGCTGTACGCTCTTCAGCCGATTGCTCAGCAGAAGCGTTCCTCGCCCCACTGATCTCGGCAGAGGATTTATTGGAAGCAGTGGCTGCGGGATCGGTACCCGAGATCACCGTCCCTGTGGCAACATCCTCAGGAGGGGTTATGACCTCGCCGGCGGATGCATTGGTAGAGGCCGGCCGGGCGGTTTCACTGCTGGCAGAGGATGTAGATGTGCTGGCAGCGCTTGAATCTGCTTTCGTCTTCCCCTGGTCGATCTGGTCAGGGGTGATGGTGTTCACAGGTGGCGATGTGGTTGCACTCCCGGGTTTCGCCTGAGTGGAGCTGGTGGCCTCAGCAGGTGTGGACTCTGCCTGAGCACTTGATGCCATTTGGTCTGGCACAGGGGGGCTGGCCGGGGCCGCTCTCTGGGGCGTTGCTGCAGCTTTTGCCGCGGAGGGCGTGGCTGCCGTCTGGGCCGGTGTCGTGGCCTGGGCAGATGAAGCCTGTGCTGTTATCGGCTCAGATGCCGCAGCGCTGGATGATGTGCTGCTGCTGCTCTTGCTTCCCAGGGGCTTCAGCCCGACATTCCTTTTCGACAATGTATCTGCTGAAATCGGCGATTCCTTTGCGCTGCTTCCTGAGAGCAGGCTATGGCTTATGCTTGAGGCAGCCTCGTTTGATGATGATGGTGAGGGCTGCGCTAATACATCTGCTGGCAGAGCCGCAGCTAGAAGCATGAGAAGCAGACAGACTCCACCGATCCTGATATAGTCCATGATTATCCTCCCGTACCTGATGCTATATCCCTTTTATCCTTAACGGGCTCTTTAATTCTCATATCAAAGCCCGATACTGTTTTTTTCATTCCACCCTGCTTTAGAGGACAAAAGGCGTTTTACATTTATAAATTGATTACGAAGGAGATATATCAATGGATCGCATCCCTCCTCTCCGTTGGCCTTTTATATCTTCGAATGCCGCCTGATGAGATTGGATATGATGATGCAGATGGATGGCGGGCCAGGGCTGCGGCGGATAGAGGGCTGATAGATAGCGAGTTGATGGATAGAGGCTAATGGACAGAGAGTTGATGGATAGAGGCTAATGGATAGAGGGCTGATGGATAGAGGGCTGATGGATAGAGGGCTGATGGATAGAGGGCTGATGGATAGAGGGCTGATGGATAGAGGGCTGATGGATAGAGGGCTGATGGATAGAGGGCCGATGGATAGAGAGCTGGCAAATGGCATTGAGAGAGAAGCCAGACCGGCAAAAGCAGTAGATGATGCAGCAATCTCTGCAAGAGGCCTCACCAAGAGGTTTGGCGAGACGACTGCAGTAGACAACATCGATCTCTTGATCAGAAAGGGCGAGCTCTTCGGCCTTTTGGGGGCCAATGGAGCGGGCAAGAGCACCATCATCAAGATGCTCACCACCATGCTCACCCCAACGTCCGGTGAGGCAAAGGTCTGGGGCTACGACATCGTCCGGGAGAGAAGCCAGGTTCGATCATCCATCGGTGTCGTCTTCCAGGACCCGGCTCTGGATGGCATGCTAACCGGCAGGGAGAACCTGGACTTTCATGGCAGGATGTATGGAATGGATTCAGCCCTCAGAAAGGCCCGGATAGCCGATGTCCTGGAGCTGGTCGACCTGAAGGACAAGGCAGACATTCAGATGCAGGACTACTCCGGGGGCATGAAGCGCCGGCTGGAGATCGCCCGCGGCCTGATGCACCGCCCTCATGTCCTCTTTCTCGATGAGCCCACCATCGGACTGGATGCCCAAACCAGACGCTATATCTGGGAGTACATCAGCCGAATGAACAGGGAAATGGGCGTGACCATCATCCTCACCACCCATTATATGGAGGAGGCGGACTTCCTCTGCGACCGGGTGGCCATCATGGACCGGGGCAGGATAGTTGCCCTGGACAGGCCGGAGAACCTCAAGGACGCCATCGGCTCGGATACCATAACCCTGGTGACTGATAGCGACAAGGATGCCCTCATCCGCTCATTTCAATCATTCTCCTGGATCAAGTCCATAAGCTCAGATAATGGAAGCATAAAGCTTCAGGTGGACCATGCCCAATCCAGAGTGGCGGAAATAGTCCTGGAGGCGAGCAGGAATAATGCAGTCATAAGCTCCGTCGGCCTGCATAAACCCACATTGGAGGATGTCTTCATCAAATTCACTGGCAAGAGGATGGAAGAGAGCGGCAGCAGGAACAAAAGGGCGGAGATGGCACCCCCCAGAGGCGGCAGATGAGCGCAGCGAGGCTCAAGGGCGATCTATATGCCATCTACAGCATCTGGCTCAGGGAGATGCTGCGCTTCTTCCGGCTCAAGAGCCGCCTGTTCGGCTCCATTGCCTCCCCCTTCTTCTTCCTGGCATTCCTGGGAATGGGCTTCAGAAACATCGGCAGGATACCCGGAATTCCAGAAGGAGTTGATTACATGAGCTTTCTTACCCCCGGGATCATAGGAATGACCCTGCTCTTCTCGGCGACATTTGCCGGCCTATCCGTCCTCTGGGACAGGGAGTTTGGCTTTTTAAAGGAGATCATGGTCTCGCCGGTGAGCAGAATAGCCATCGTCCTGGGGCGTACTGCTGGCGGCCTGACCACCGGCATTCTTCAGGCCTTGATCATACTGTTCCTGGGGATAATGCTGGGCATGAGCCTTCCCAGCATTCAGGGGCTGATCCTCTCCCTGGTCTTCATGATCCTCATTGCGACGACCTTCATCGGCCTGGGCCTGGCCTTCGCCTCCAAGATGGAGGATATGTCGGGATTCAGTCTGATCATGAACTTCTTGATCTTCCCTCTGTTCTTCCTCTCTGGAGCGCTCTATCCACTGGACCAATTTCCGGAATTGATCAAGATCCTGGCCTATTTCAATCCCCTCACCTATGGTGTGGACGGGCTGAGGTACTGCCTGATTGGCACAAGCGCATTCTCGCCCCTGACCGATTTTGCCGTCCTCGGGGTATGCTGTGCAGCAATGCTGTTCCTTGGCGCTTATCTGTTTGATACCACAGAGGTCAACTGATCTGACTGCAGATATGAGCATGCATATGGACTGACTGCAGATATGAGTAGGTCTATTGAATGAGATTCAGCCGAAGGGTTACATTCTTGCCATCAGTTTTATATAACAGGCAAAAGTTATTAATATAAAGGATACATACTGAGTAAGGGAGCAGCCAAGATGGAAGACAACGATCAGGAGTTTTTGCGAGCCCTTCATGAGGAGAAGATAAGAACTCAGAATGAGCGCGCAAAGCTGATCACTATGAAGCTGGCTTTTATCACCGTTTTATTTGGAGTAAGCTCTGTGGATCTTCAAATTGAGATCGCGAGGATCTTCTGGCTCATCTACTTCGTCCCTTTAGTGGCGATAAGCTATGACCTTTACATCATGTCCGCCGATTCCAGGATCAAACGCATAGGGGTATTCCTGGGAAGGAATCCCATCTCACTGGCAGGAGCGGCAGAGCAGGAATGGGAGCGCTTCTGCACATCCTATAGGGATGGCCTGGCTCCATCCGCCAATATGTTCTTCTCAGTGATTGTAACCCTGGGAGCAGCAGCTTTCATCCATTCTCAGCAGAGCTGGACTGAGAACTCCGCCAGGCTGTATTTTGCCGTCTGGCTGGTATTATCTCTTGCAGTCATCGCCGCCCTCTGGTTGCGGCATCAGACCCTTATAAAAAACATTGGTGATTATAAACCGAATAATGATAATAATACAAGAAATGTATAAGATTACGGAAAATAATATTCACGCCGCCATCGACTGATCATCGTCAAAGAAAAGCCTTAATTATGAGCTGTGATCAAGCAGCCAGAACGGATTTCCCAGATGATCAGTCCTGTCATGATGGAAGAGCGGGGATTGGTGGGTCTTATGCTGACACTTAAGGAGAGAGAGATCAAGAGAGTGGTCAAGGCGGGCTATGCCCGAATAGCCAAGCAAGCAACATCTGAATACGCCTCCCGGTGCTGCTTGGGAGAGGCTGATGCCCAGGAGGAGATGAGCAAGAGGATGGGCTATACAGATGAAGAGATCCAGGCAGCTCCGCCCGAGTCAAACCTGGGATTGGGTTGCGGCAACCCCGTCGCCCTGGCTTCGATTTCTGAAGGGGAGATAGTATTGGATATGGGGGCAGGGGCGGGATTTGACTGCTTCTTGGCATCCAACAGGGTGGGAGCATCGGGCAAGGTGATCGGAGTTGACATCACCTCAGAGATGGTGGAAAAGGCGAGGGTCAACTGCCGGAATGGTGGATACACAAACATAGACTTCCGGCAAGGAGATCTGGAGAACATGCCGGTGGCAGATGAGTATGTGGATGTGGTCATATCAAACTGTGTGATCAACCTCATCCCCAATAAGAGACTGGCCTTCAGAGAGGCTTTCCGGGTAATGAAGCCCGGTGGAAGGCTGGCAGTATCTGATGTTGTTCTGCTCAAGGAGCTGCCCCAGTTCGTCAAAAACTGCACTGAAGCCTATATAAGCTGCCTGTCCGGGGCCATAATGAAGGAGGATTACATCGATATCATCAAGGGCGTGGGCTTCAAAGATGTCAGGTTGGTGGCGGAATCCAGGTTTCCGGTTGAATCATTGATCTTCGAGAGCTCTGGATGCTCAGCCTGCGGGGATCCGGAGATCACCCCAGAGCAGGAGAAGGAGATCAGAGATTCTGTTTTGAGCATAAAGGTGACTGCAGTCAAGCCCTGAGAGGAGCATTCCATTGCTCTTCCATCGCTCTCTCATTGCTTTTTCGTTGCTCTTTCATTGCTCTTCCATTGCTCTCTCATTGCTCTCCCATTGCCCTCCCATTGCTCTCCCATTGCCCTCCCATTGCTCTCCCATTGCCCTCCCATTGCTCTCCCATTGCTCTCCCATTGCTCTTCTCCAGCCCCTTCTCTTGCTCGACCATATCAAAGTTCACGAAATACCTCCTGATAGCACTGGAATGCCCTTTCACTGAAGCAGACGGCGAATACACTCATTCTCTCATCCCCTTCTCTCTCAGTCAGATGGTCGATCATCACACGGAGGGCGATATGGCAGGCCCGTTCTAAGGGAAAACCGTAAGCTCCCGTGCTTATCGCCGGGAAGGCAATGCTCCTGATCTTGTTTTTCTCTGCCAGGGCAAAGCAGCTCTGATAACACCTGCAGAGAAGCTGATCCTCTCCGTGCTCCCCCCCTCTCCAGATCGGCCCCACAGTATGAATGACAGATCTAGCAGGAAGCCGGTACCCACCGGTTATGCGGGCCTCTCCCACTGGACAGCCCCCGATCCGGCGGCATTCCTCCAGGAGCCCTGCTCCTGCCGCCCTGTGGATGGCGCCATCAACCCCACCCCCACCCAAAAGAGAGCTGTTAGCAGCATTGACAATGGCATCGACCTCCAATGTGGTGATGTCAGCCATCACAATCTCAATTGTTCCAGATCCGAGATGATTTTTTCCTGCTCCAGAATGAATTATTTTTGATCTATTATACATACAGATCTCCGCAATTATTTTCTTCAATCGGATGATGATGATGAAGCTTTCCCATGGCAAATGGGGCATGGAAATACAGATATTGTACATATTTGCTGATCAAGGCTCCATTACTCTGTTCGGGCTCCAAGGGATGCTCAAATGGACCAATACCAAAAGCTTTTTTTAGTTAAGGTACAATATAATATCAGGTGAAATTCGATCGCCCCTAAAGACCCCATAAAAAATTTGCATATACCCTCCCTTCGCACTGCAGCCAAGATATCAATACTAGTGGTACTGCTCCAGATCCTCATCCTTATATGGATTAAGGATAGCTCGCTTTCTCTTCTCATCGATGACGCCCTATTGATATCAAGCGCAGCAGTCTCTGCTCTGCTCCTGTTTTATGCAGCACAAAAAACGGATGGAAGATTCAAAAAAGCCTGGATGCTCCTCGCCATTGCTATGATCTTTCAGACCTTTGGAGAGCTGTCATGGGCTATAATAGAGCTTGTATTCGATAATGATCCATTGGAATCTATCGCGAATATTGGCTACCTTCCCTTCTATCCTCTCTTTTCTGCAGGCATCCTGCTATTGCCAGATGCAGTCGCTTCAACCCGGGAGCGGCACAGAATCCTCCTGGATACAGCCATCGTGGTGGTCTCTGCCGCCCTGGTATTCTGGGTCTTCATCATCGCACCAGTCCTGTCATCGCTCTCTACAGGTAATACAAAATTATTAATAATAGCATTCTATCCGATAATGGATCTGGTTGTATTCTCAGCCTCCATCCATCTGCTATTAAGAAAGCTCAACTCTCCCGGACGCTTTCCGATCTTCTTTCTTGCCATTGGTACAGCAGTATTTCTGATCACAGATGTGCTCTGGGCCATTGAAGTGCAAAAATCAATATATATCTCTGGAGGCTTCAAAGATGTCGCCTGGATCTCAAGCTACCTATTATTCGGACTGGCAGGCCTCCTGCAAGCAAGCGAGAACCCATCCGACTCTCTGAAGTTCCTGAGCAATTCAAGAATTGGCAGATCATCCATCATGCCCTATCTGCCCCACCTGGGGATTGGAGGAGCATTCTCCCTTCTCATGTGGAGTTATGAGTATCCGCAAACGATCAGCCAATCCATAATAGCGGCCTGCATAGGATTGGTCATAGCTTTGATGCTCGTGCGCCAGAAGATAAACCTTGATGAGAGGAGCCAATTGCTGACAACGACTCTGATGGAGATTGAGGAGCGCAAGAGAGCAGAGGTCTCCTTGCGCAATTCCGAGCAGGAGAAAGCGGCAATTCTCAGTGGACTGAAGAATGTCACAGTGGCATATCTCGATCCATCAATGCACCTGCTCTGGATCAATAATTCCCTGCAGGATCTGCTGGGCGTCGACGGAAATGGGTGCAGGAAGCTCCACTGCTATGAGCTCCTCTACGGCCGCAGTGAGCCCTGCTCAGGCTGCAGTGCAGCAGGATCTTTGAAGGTGGGCCAGTCCCAGGAGGGAGATATGGTCACTCCAGACGGTAGGGCATGGATCTCCCGGAGCAACCCTCTCCGGGATGCAGACGGCAATATAACCGGATTGGTTCATGTGGCCCTGGACATCAGCGCCCGGAAGAGTGCGGAGAGGGCACTGCAGGAGTCTGAACGCCGCCTGGCGGAGATCATCGACTTCCTGCCCGATCCAACATTTGTCATTAACAAAGAGGGAAAAGTGACCGCCTGGAACCGGGCTATGGAGAATATGACCGGAGTTGGAGCAGATCAGATTTTGGGCAAAGGAGACTATGAATATGCCATTCCCTTCTACGGGAAACGCAGACCGATCTTGATAGATATGATAAAGGGCATCTTTCCGGATGGCGATCCTGCAGCCGATTCATCAGTGAATGAAGCCATCTGCCTGGATTATGAGAAGAGCTACGATATCTTGAAGAAAGAGGACAACTACCTGGTGGGAGAGTCCTATGTGCCCGCACTGAACGGCGGAGAGACATATCTTCAGGGAAGTGCATCTGCCCTTTACGACTCAAATGGCCACTACTGGGGTGCGATAGAGTCCATCCGTGACATCACAGATAGAAAGCATGTGGAAGAGGAGCTGCAAAGATCCAAGGAAGAAGCCGAATCGGCTACAAAGGCCAAGTCAGAATTCCTGGCCAATATGAGCCATGAGATCCGCACGCCTATGAATGCTGTCATAGGCCTGGCCGACCTGCTCATGGATGAGAAAGAGGAGAATCTGACTGCCGGACAGAGGGAATGCCTGGATATCATCCGCAGCAGCGGTGATACCCTCCTCTCCATAATCAATAATATCCTGGATCTGACGAAGATCGAGGCCAACATGGCTGAGCTTGACCGCAGGCCGTTTGATCTGAATGAATGTATCCAGTCTTCTTTGAATCTGGTGATAACCAGCGCCAATGATAAGGGATTAAAGACCTCCTATACCATCGAGGAGGGCGTCCCTCAGGTGATCCTGGGCGATCCCACAAGGATCAGCCAGATCTTAATCAATCTGCTCAACAATGCAGTAAAATTCACCGATCAAGGGGAGGTCACACTCTCCGTCTCCAGCAATCGACTGA
Coding sequences within:
- the arsM gene encoding arsenite methyltransferase; its protein translation is MLTLKEREIKRVVKAGYARIAKQATSEYASRCCLGEADAQEEMSKRMGYTDEEIQAAPPESNLGLGCGNPVALASISEGEIVLDMGAGAGFDCFLASNRVGASGKVIGVDITSEMVEKARVNCRNGGYTNIDFRQGDLENMPVADEYVDVVISNCVINLIPNKRLAFREAFRVMKPGGRLAVSDVVLLKELPQFVKNCTEAYISCLSGAIMKEDYIDIIKGVGFKDVRLVAESRFPVESLIFESSGCSACGDPEITPEQEKEIRDSVLSIKVTAVKP
- a CDS encoding ATP-binding protein, with the translated sequence MLLAIAMIFQTFGELSWAIIELVFDNDPLESIANIGYLPFYPLFSAGILLLPDAVASTRERHRILLDTAIVVVSAALVFWVFIIAPVLSSLSTGNTKLLIIAFYPIMDLVVFSASIHLLLRKLNSPGRFPIFFLAIGTAVFLITDVLWAIEVQKSIYISGGFKDVAWISSYLLFGLAGLLQASENPSDSLKFLSNSRIGRSSIMPYLPHLGIGGAFSLLMWSYEYPQTISQSIIAACIGLVIALMLVRQKINLDERSQLLTTTLMEIEERKRAEVSLRNSEQEKAAILSGLKNVTVAYLDPSMHLLWINNSLQDLLGVDGNGCRKLHCYELLYGRSEPCSGCSAAGSLKVGQSQEGDMVTPDGRAWISRSNPLRDADGNITGLVHVALDISARKSAERALQESERRLAEIIDFLPDPTFVINKEGKVTAWNRAMENMTGVGADQILGKGDYEYAIPFYGKRRPILIDMIKGIFPDGDPAADSSVNEAICLDYEKSYDILKKEDNYLVGESYVPALNGGETYLQGSASALYDSNGHYWGAIESIRDITDRKHVEEELQRSKEEAESATKAKSEFLANMSHEIRTPMNAVIGLADLLMDEKEENLTAGQRECLDIIRSSGDTLLSIINNILDLTKIEANMAELDRRPFDLNECIQSSLNLVITSANDKGLKTSYTIEEGVPQVILGDPTRISQILINLLNNAVKFTDQGEVTLSVSSNRLKDGRLELHFAVKDTGIGIPADKMSRLFQSFSQIDATTARRYGGTGLGLAISKKLTEMMDGRMWAISKVGEGSTFHFTIQVDPVIGDDGDALESSHLGLAKLHPGSARDRLISDRRQIDNELNILLAEDNAINQIVTKKMLNKLGYQADVAASGIEAIQALERKRYDIIFMDVQMPEMDGLEAAREIRRRWPENGPRIIAVTASALKGDQELCLEAGMDGYIAKPTRIEAIREALASCRKEEILS
- a CDS encoding S-layer protein domain-containing protein — protein: MDYIRIGGVCLLLMLLAAALPADVLAQPSPSSSNEAASSISHSLLSGSSAKESPISADTLSKRNVGLKPLGSKSSSSTSSSAAASEPITAQASSAQATTPAQTAATPSAAKAAATPQRAAPASPPVPDQMASSAQAESTPAEATSSTQAKPGSATTSPPVNTITPDQIDQGKTKADSSAASTSTSSASSETARPASTNASAGEVITPPEDVATGTVISGTDPAATASNKSSAEISGARNASAEQSAEERTAEDASENETGAKSGAAEREEVAEGENRIWSEPDSPYKYTWTPRTFSGFFYDLDNEVGSETLTVNLQPNDRSLKSGQLAYSTKPEDTDFEFDDWGKYEVIGFMAEKYFAGYKASDFFKRDRSLINDGQLRKVLVDSDEEKTVTTGSVLALEEGYELRIKQIDLNGNKVYMALAKDGEEIDSKVIDPLSLRSSTYNYETKVAGEDTSLILAHISNVFASTESALVTIDGLFQISDSYASVEDGDKYGKMEVRSVSDSGVDMENKDSITLRRGSTVGIFGDVSFLVADADELRFAPFVQKTGSYDVRGTVINPSERDRFTWTPYNFEGFYYDIDDDVGTEEMTIKISGGNKIEEKDLVYITKPLPVKFEFDAWGRYDVIGFMADKYFAGYNDQTEFTDEASAIGEGELRRVLMDSDDSRTIASGSVLSLEEGYELRIKQVDLNGNKVYLSLAKDGEEVDSKVVTPSNDPSDRSSNYLYKVKMGAAKDVPLIAAHVESVFRSTESDLATVDGIFQISDSPKSVEEGEMHGKMKVDTLDRDEVVMKNDGTISLSRGKDVDIMENLRIQVADSDDRLLAPVATKTAEGAEMSLTAPDAVVERSTGISVRSGTAPLSGVAISIDGSTIGITDLAGSISYTPKSTGTKNVLARKTGYKDVSASMVVRTAAEAANLTAAQRANLTLANQLTLNAPAEVAAGESFLITITEGINQTPVAEAQILLDDRVIGNTSSQGTFTYAANFTGEHSLKGEKEGYSPASRKIMVTSALKVLELNLPEGARVKQSMKISAVVQNVGLEEETITLNLMANESFVESKNVTVRGGENSTVQFSYKPEEPGLHRFSVDGKTGTVNVEEAQTSNWLIGFILVLLIAIGAGVYLYQTGELDRLQRQIKRKMQGR
- a CDS encoding ATP-binding cassette domain-containing protein yields the protein MDRGLMDRGLMDRGLMDRGLMDRGLMDRGLMDRGLMDRGPMDRELANGIEREARPAKAVDDAAISARGLTKRFGETTAVDNIDLLIRKGELFGLLGANGAGKSTIIKMLTTMLTPTSGEAKVWGYDIVRERSQVRSSIGVVFQDPALDGMLTGRENLDFHGRMYGMDSALRKARIADVLELVDLKDKADIQMQDYSGGMKRRLEIARGLMHRPHVLFLDEPTIGLDAQTRRYIWEYISRMNREMGVTIILTTHYMEEADFLCDRVAIMDRGRIVALDRPENLKDAIGSDTITLVTDSDKDALIRSFQSFSWIKSISSDNGSIKLQVDHAQSRVAEIVLEASRNNAVISSVGLHKPTLEDVFIKFTGKRMEESGSRNKRAEMAPPRGGR
- a CDS encoding O-acetyl-ADP-ribose deacetylase, coding for MYNRSKIIHSGAGKNHLGSGTIEIVMADITTLEVDAIVNAANSSLLGGGGVDGAIHRAAGAGLLEECRRIGGCPVGEARITGGYRLPARSVIHTVGPIWRGGEHGEDQLLCRCYQSCFALAEKNKIRSIAFPAISTGAYGFPLERACHIALRVMIDHLTEREGDERMSVFAVCFSERAFQCYQEVFREL
- a CDS encoding ABC transporter permease; translation: MSAARLKGDLYAIYSIWLREMLRFFRLKSRLFGSIASPFFFLAFLGMGFRNIGRIPGIPEGVDYMSFLTPGIIGMTLLFSATFAGLSVLWDREFGFLKEIMVSPVSRIAIVLGRTAGGLTTGILQALIILFLGIMLGMSLPSIQGLILSLVFMILIATTFIGLGLAFASKMEDMSGFSLIMNFLIFPLFFLSGALYPLDQFPELIKILAYFNPLTYGVDGLRYCLIGTSAFSPLTDFAVLGVCCAAMLFLGAYLFDTTEVN